A region from the Acipenser ruthenus chromosome 13, fAciRut3.2 maternal haplotype, whole genome shotgun sequence genome encodes:
- the LOC117417748 gene encoding synuclein-like isoform X2: MDVLKKGFSMAREGVVAAAEKTKQGVEEAAAKTKEGVMYVGSKTKEGMVQGVNTVTDKTREQANVVGDTIVAGANEVSAKTVEGVENVAASTGLVNPEDLAHQAAEGAIEQAGDAAQQVGY; this comes from the exons ATGGACGTGCTGAAGAAAGGGTTTTCCATGGCCAGGGAAGGAGTGGTGGCTGCTGCAGAGAAAACCAAGCAGGGAGTAGAGGAGGCTGCAGCCAAGACCAAGGAAGGGGTCATGTACGTAG GTTCAAAGACAAAGGAAGGCATGGTGCAGGGTGTAAACACAG TGACTGACAAGACCAGGGAGCAGGCTAACGTCGTGGGCGACACCATCGTGGCAGGTGCTAACGAGGTCTCCGCCAAGACAGTGGAAGGGGTGGAGAACGTGGCAGCATCTACAGGACTGGTAAACCCG GAGGACTTAGCCCACCAGGCAGCAGAGGGTGCTATTGAGCAGGCTGGAGATGCGGCACAGCAG
- the LOC117417748 gene encoding synuclein-like isoform X1: MDVLKKGFSMAREGVVAAAEKTKQGVEEAAAKTKEGVMYVGSKTKEGMVQGVNTVTDKTREQANVVGDTIVAGANEVSAKTVEGVENVAASTGLVNPDVPVNQEDLAHQAAEGAIEQAGDAAQQVGY, encoded by the exons ATGGACGTGCTGAAGAAAGGGTTTTCCATGGCCAGGGAAGGAGTGGTGGCTGCTGCAGAGAAAACCAAGCAGGGAGTAGAGGAGGCTGCAGCCAAGACCAAGGAAGGGGTCATGTACGTAG GTTCAAAGACAAAGGAAGGCATGGTGCAGGGTGTAAACACAG TGACTGACAAGACCAGGGAGCAGGCTAACGTCGTGGGCGACACCATCGTGGCAGGTGCTAACGAGGTCTCCGCCAAGACAGTGGAAGGGGTGGAGAACGTGGCAGCATCTACAGGACTGGTAAACCCG GATGTACCAGTGAACCAG GAGGACTTAGCCCACCAGGCAGCAGAGGGTGCTATTGAGCAGGCTGGAGATGCGGCACAGCAG